From Ascaphus truei isolate aAscTru1 chromosome 17, aAscTru1.hap1, whole genome shotgun sequence, the proteins below share one genomic window:
- the APOLD1 gene encoding apolipoprotein L domain-containing protein 1: MGEASFLSHLFPQDCQSLHYLMERRRHLLCHVTRLRTIAKRMGKLRKVSTVANVTGNCLGVAGALTAILGLSLSPITLGASLLASTVGIVVAATGGAANLTSDLSLAFCNSKELRRVQEIAGDCRQQLKEILGFLQVMRRKQSIMGQDLYDVLGCSVSMDRPVCLMVLFGAHEFLVPQYSEEATKVSQAVLRAKVQRLVETIEACVDVLDEICQQLRKTAAEQ; the protein is encoded by the coding sequence ATGGGTGAAGCatccttcctctctcacctctTTCCTCAAGACTGCCAGTCTCTCCACTACCTTATGGAGAGGAGACGCCATCTGCTGTGCCATGTGACACGACTACGCACAATTGCCAAACGAATGGGAAAATTACGGAAGGTCAGCACAGTGGCCAACGTGACGGGGAACTGCCTGGGTGTAGCTGGTGCCCTGACAGCCATCTTGGGTTTGTCCCTCAGCCCCATCACACTGGGGGCATCACTTTTGGCTTCCACTGTGGGCATAGTAGTGGCGGCAACTGGTGGAGCTGCCAACTTGACCTCCGACCTTTCCTTGGCCTTCTGCAACTCCAAGGAACTCCGACGGGTCCAGGAGATCGCCGGTGACTGCCGTCAGCAGCTCAAAGAGATTCTGGGATTCCTGCAGGTTATGCGGCGCAAGCAAAGCATCATGGGACAGGATCTGTACGATGTGTTGGGATGTTCTGTCTCCATGGACCGTCCAGTCTGCCTCATGGTGCTTTTTGGTGCTCATGAATTCCTCGTACCTCAGTATTCAGAGGAAGCCACCAAGGTCAGCCAGGCCGTGTTGAGGGCTAAAGTCCAAAGACTGGTTGAGACCATTGAGGCCTGTGTTGATGTCTTGGATGAGATCTGTCAGCAGTTAAGAAAGACAGCAGCGGAACAATGA